From the genome of Arthrobacter russicus:
GAGCTCGAGAGCCTTCGCCTCGACGTCGAAGACATGGCCGAGCAAAGCGTAGTAGGTCTTGGCCGAAGTCCAGGACGCTTGGGCCAGATCCTGCTTTTCCGCGTCCGTGGCGTCGGTTTTGCCGAGTGCGCACTGCGCTGGATTGACCAGGGTTTTGGCTCCGATCGCGGCCAACTGTTCCCGTGTCGCCATGCCCTTGCCGGCGTCGAAAGCGGCCGACGAATTGGCCAGCACCAGATCGGGCTTGAGGCTGAGCAGGGTCTCGGCGGGGATGTCCTTGCCGGTCGGCGTGTTTCCGTTGGCCGAAGGCAAGGCATTGATCTTCTCCGCCATGCCCGGCTCGTCGTAGACCCCGTACCGTTGCGCATTGGCGATCACGGTTTTGTCCAGGCCCAACGCGATGACGCTCTGCACCTCTGCGATGGATTGCCCGTTCAGGATCACTACTCGGCTCGGTGCCTGGTCGAAGGTTTGGCTCAGACCGCAATTTTCTACGGTATAGGGGTAACTGGTGGCCTTTGCCGACTCAGTCGGCGGAGCCGGGGAATTGCCGGGCGAATAGCCGGCGGTGCTGCCGCAGGCGGCAACGGCCAGCAAGGTTGCGATGGCGCCGACGGCGATTGCCGAACGGGAAAGGGGATGCATGGGTTCTCCGAAAGAAGCTGAACAGAATGGCTGGCAACCGATGCCGGGGTGCTGCAGAACGCAGGCCCGGCCGATTGGTCGGAAACTCGGAACCCGCAGCAGAGCGGGATCCGCAGACTGCCGTGGCAGGAACTGCACGGCTGATCGACCGGTGGCTGGAAGGCGCCGAACCGGTGGCTAGTGCGTGCTGAGCAGCCGAGGAGGTCCGCGGTATTGCAGCCGCAGGAAAACGTCACGTGAGTTGAATGCAGCCAGCCGGGTGCGGGCCGCGACCCGCG
Proteins encoded in this window:
- a CDS encoding ABC transporter substrate-binding protein, with the protein product MHPLSRSAIAVGAIATLLAVAACGSTAGYSPGNSPAPPTESAKATSYPYTVENCGLSQTFDQAPSRVVILNGQSIAEVQSVIALGLDKTVIANAQRYGVYDEPGMAEKINALPSANGNTPTGKDIPAETLLSLKPDLVLANSSAAFDAGKGMATREQLAAIGAKTLVNPAQCALGKTDATDAEKQDLAQASWTSAKTYYALLGHVFDVEAKALELSDQIDQRVQKVQAAVQKEAATKPGNNDKPQALIAVPGMSMMNSSGLPAVLTGSSYDSLLEAAGTSNAFSGKDRTFTRSLSAEQLAAANVEVLVLGGFSAGEDLAAEAAKIFAAYPQWSAAKNNRYVTLADSAYLGPQNAIAIEKIAKVAHPDAFN